A stretch of Chloracidobacterium sp. DNA encodes these proteins:
- a CDS encoding protein kinase, which yields MSMSDGRRQNLPDPYRLVGTVINGKYRLDAVLGIGGMGIVYLAQHIGINRSLAVKVLKPDVAAADPSVAEAFHREAKISGGLSHPNIISVTDADTLPDGTPFMVMELLECPTLEDELRQGKRFSLDRIERLLSQICDALHYAHQAGLVHRDLKPANIALVGAGQAHEQVKILDFGIAKSLGEGVGKVSQAIGTPLYASPEQFIQGGDIDARADLYSLAVILYRLLTGVLPFQGKTIGEIVSLHLTAPPPPLRSHAPHLSESLEAFVLGALAKQPAGRPATALEFLAGFRAARRGVMEASVPLAGGATDLLAGVIEGPTVPPSVPITAQPATPSPGSATSEVTAARISPTQPPALPPTLPASGPPRPPTASTTLTLDSAGRPPSAAASGAPPDSSALFRTGIPVWAAALIAVLAVGLLLFVGIYVVRRTSAGSSSGVSELQGERLETKAGNTGGQPSVPAAFRERFDQVSQDVHQAMMPVGGEGQDKLLRDLINLNPAMIEAHRREIEAAEGQVAQAAEKWRVTTPPASCSAKHRVLLERYQQLRDALHNYGVSVRNLGNAFARTDFDMSQARERFAESERNDVARDRSVLDAAWRSARQAETDMRDCIGY from the coding sequence ATGTCAATGTCGGATGGTCGCCGTCAGAACCTGCCTGACCCGTACCGCTTGGTCGGGACGGTCATCAACGGCAAGTACCGGCTGGATGCGGTGCTGGGCATCGGCGGTATGGGGATTGTCTATCTGGCGCAGCACATTGGCATCAACCGCAGTTTGGCCGTCAAAGTGCTCAAACCCGATGTAGCGGCGGCCGATCCGTCCGTTGCGGAAGCCTTTCACCGCGAGGCCAAAATTTCCGGCGGCTTGTCGCACCCCAACATCATCTCCGTGACCGACGCTGACACCTTACCCGACGGTACGCCGTTTATGGTCATGGAGTTGCTGGAATGTCCAACGCTCGAAGACGAGCTTCGGCAGGGTAAGCGGTTTTCCCTTGACCGAATTGAGCGCCTGCTGAGCCAAATTTGCGACGCGCTGCACTACGCGCACCAAGCAGGGTTGGTGCACCGCGATCTCAAGCCAGCCAACATTGCTTTAGTTGGGGCGGGGCAAGCCCACGAGCAAGTCAAAATTCTCGACTTCGGCATTGCCAAATCGTTGGGCGAAGGTGTCGGCAAGGTCAGTCAGGCGATCGGGACGCCGCTTTATGCGTCGCCGGAGCAGTTCATTCAGGGCGGCGATATTGACGCCCGCGCCGACCTGTACAGTTTGGCTGTCATCTTGTATCGCCTGCTGACCGGTGTTCTACCTTTCCAGGGGAAAACCATTGGTGAAATCGTGTCGCTCCACCTGACCGCTCCGCCGCCGCCGCTGCGCAGCCACGCGCCCCATCTGAGCGAGTCCCTGGAGGCGTTTGTTCTCGGGGCCCTCGCCAAACAACCCGCTGGGCGGCCAGCGACGGCGCTGGAGTTCTTGGCAGGTTTTCGCGCCGCGCGTCGCGGCGTGATGGAAGCCAGCGTCCCGTTGGCCGGCGGCGCAACTGACCTCCTCGCTGGTGTGATTGAGGGGCCTACTGTGCCGCCAAGTGTCCCGATTACCGCACAACCGGCGACGCCCTCGCCGGGAAGCGCCACCAGTGAAGTAACGGCGGCTCGCATTTCACCGACCCAGCCGCCAGCGTTGCCGCCGACATTGCCTGCATCCGGCCCGCCACGACCGCCGACGGCCTCCACAACGCTAACGTTGGATTCGGCAGGTCGGCCGCCGTCTGCGGCAGCCAGCGGAGCGCCGCCGGATTCGTCTGCGCTGTTTCGGACAGGCATCCCGGTATGGGCTGCTGCCTTAATCGCAGTGCTGGCGGTTGGTCTCCTGCTGTTTGTCGGGATATACGTTGTTAGGCGCACATCAGCTGGGTCATCGTCTGGGGTATCCGAGCTGCAAGGGGAACGCCTTGAGACCAAGGCGGGAAACACTGGCGGGCAGCCTTCTGTCCCAGCCGCCTTTCGGGAGCGGTTTGACCAGGTTTCACAAGATGTTCATCAGGCAATGATGCCGGTCGGCGGTGAGGGGCAGGACAAGTTGCTGCGCGACCTGATAAATCTCAATCCAGCGATGATCGAAGCGCACCGGCGGGAAATTGAGGCGGCCGAAGGTCAGGTTGCGCAGGCAGCGGAAAAGTGGCGAGTGACCACGCCGCCGGCGTCGTGTTCAGCCAAACACCGTGTGCTGTTGGAGCGGTATCAGCAACTTCGGGATGCTTTGCACAACTATGGCGTATCCGTACGCAACTTGGGCAACGCTTTTGCGCGGACGGACTTTGATATGTCGCAGGCGCGGGAGCGTTTCGCCGAATCGGAACGCAACGACGTAGCGCGCGACCGGAGTGTGCTGGACGCAGCCTGGCGTAGCGCTCGTCAGGCGGAAACCGACATGCGTGATTGTATCGGATACTGA
- a CDS encoding tellurite resistance TerB family protein, translated as MEDNALTAPPTDDQSFAGFPREELLAFVRGVANIIAADGKVTDEERVMLYGLIRQTGLSILDEDVKAAVEAELAGPSPIEKVIMPVTNPLLRRALYQTCVEVAVADGHLADEERLKLVEIAGLFGLNKDAARDFIQWTLDSIAIERRGAEIISKL; from the coding sequence ATGGAAGACAACGCGCTTACCGCGCCGCCGACGGACGACCAGTCGTTTGCCGGCTTTCCACGTGAAGAGTTGCTGGCGTTTGTACGCGGTGTGGCCAACATCATCGCGGCGGATGGCAAGGTGACCGACGAGGAGCGTGTCATGCTCTATGGGCTTATCCGCCAGACAGGGCTTTCAATTCTTGACGAGGATGTTAAGGCCGCCGTTGAAGCCGAGCTGGCCGGTCCATCGCCCATCGAGAAGGTCATTATGCCGGTCACAAACCCCTTGCTTCGCCGCGCCTTGTACCAAACTTGCGTCGAAGTCGCCGTCGCGGACGGCCACTTGGCCGATGAAGAACGCTTAAAGCTGGTTGAAATCGCCGGGTTGTTCGGTCTCAACAAGGACGCCGCGCGTGATTTCATTCAGTGGACGTTAGACAGTATTGCGATTGAGCGACGCGGCGCTGAGATCATTTCCAAGCTCTAA
- a CDS encoding iron-sulfur cluster assembly accessory protein: MIYLTPKAVEEVKKFMASEGIGAEGGLRVRVMPGGCSGFQYGLDVEDAPREDDEIIVREENGGIRLFVDPFSGQYLEGVEIDYVSSVMGSGFTFKNPSATGTCGCGASFTV, from the coding sequence ATGATTTATCTGACGCCAAAGGCGGTTGAAGAAGTCAAAAAATTCATGGCTTCTGAGGGAATCGGCGCAGAAGGCGGACTGCGCGTGCGGGTGATGCCGGGCGGCTGCTCCGGCTTTCAGTACGGGCTAGACGTTGAGGACGCGCCGCGCGAGGACGACGAAATTATCGTACGTGAGGAAAACGGCGGCATCCGCCTGTTCGTTGATCCATTCAGCGGACAGTACTTGGAGGGCGTCGAGATTGATTACGTATCAAGCGTGATGGGCTCCGGCTTCACTTTCAAGAACCCGTCGGCGACTGGGACCTGCGGGTGCGGCGCATCGTTCACAGTCTAA